The following DNA comes from Antricoccus suffuscus.
AGCGGATTTTCTCCTGGTTCGCCGCCTCCGTTGCCGCGGTCTATCTCGGTATTGGTCGTGCGGCGGCGGCGTTCGCATACGACTACGTCGGCAACCGGACTGTCACCGGTGCCTCGCTGCCGATGGCGCGCCAGCCTGCGCAGATTGCCAGCGCAGCAGACATCGAACTGACGCTGCGCCCGGCGGAGGCGATGCTGGGCGACGCACTTCGTCGGCGCATCGACGGAGAACTGCTGCAGCCCGCGGACATCCAGGCGCTGAAGTACGTCGCGGTCAATGCGGCCGATGCCGCTGTCGACCGGTGTGTGCGGATGGTCGGTGGGCATGGGATCTTCCGCAAGCTGCCGCTCGAACGCTACTACCGCGACGTACGGGCGGGGCAGTTTCACCCACCGTCCAACGATGTGGCGATTGAGACCATCGGCAAAGAGGTGCTGGGCATCGATCCCAACGCCGAACCCCGCTGGCCGTCCGACTAAGCCCCGAGCGTTCCGTGCGCGTCAGATGTCGACCGGGACGATCGCTGCCTGTGCTGCTTGTGTCATGAAAAGTGCACTTGTGTCACCGAGGTCGGTGACACAAGTGCACGATTCGTTACACGAGCGGGAAGTTAGACCAGTTCGGCGTCGCGGGCATCGCGGTTGACCGCCGAGATGATCGCTTTGAGAGAGGCGGTCACGATGTTGGCGTCGATACCCACGCCCCAGAGCACCCGCTCGCCGATCGCGCACTCGACGTACGACGCCGCGCGTGCGTCATCGCCGGCGCTCATCGCGTGCTCTGCGTAGTCGAGTACACGTACCTCGACGCCGACTTGTGACACCGCATCGCAGAAGGCGTTGATCGGGCCGTTGCCCTCGCCAGTGAGGGTGATCGGCTTGCCGTCGGCCTCGAGTTCGACGGTGATCGCATCGAGCTCGCCCTCCGTCGAGGTGTTGCTGTGCCCCTTAAGCGTGTAGCGGCCCCACGGCTTCTTGTCGTTAGGCAGGTACTCGTCGTTGAAGATCTCGAGCATCGCGTGTGGGGTGACTTCACCGCCGTCGGTGTCGGTCAGCCGCTGTACGACGCCGCTGAATTCGATCTGCAGCCGGCGCGGGAAGTCCATCTGGTATTCGGACTTCATGATGTAGGCGACGCCGCCCTTGCCGGACTGCGAGTTGACCCGGATAACCGCTTCGTAGGTGCGCCCGACGTCCTTCGGGTCGATCGGCAGGTAGGGGACGGCCCAGGGGATCTCGTCGACGGTCTTCTTGGCCGTGGCCGCGTCGCGGTCCATCCACTCGAAGCCCTTCTTGATCGCGTCCTGGTGGGACCCGGAGAAGGCGGTGTAAACGAGGTCGCCGCCGTACGGGTGGCGTTCGTTGACCGGCAACTGGTTGCAGTATTCGACCGTACGGCGGATTTCGTCGATGTCACTGAAGTTGATCTGCGGGTCGATGCCCTGGCTCATCAGGTTCATCCCGAGCGTCACGATGCACACGTTGCCGGTGCGCTCGCCGTTGCCGAACAGGCAGCCCTCGATGCGGTCGGCGCCTGCCATGTAGCCGAGCTCGGCTGCGGCGACGGCCTCACCGCGGTCGTTGTGCGGGTGCAGCGACAGGATGACCGAGTCACGGTTGTTGAGGTGGCGTCCCATCCACTCGATCGAGTCGGCGTACACGTTGGGCGTGGCCATCTCGACGGTCGCGGGCAGGTTGATGATGACCGGCCAGTCCGGCGTCGGCTCCCACACATCCATGACCTTGTTGCTGATCTCGGCCGCGAACTCCAGCTCGGTGCCGGTGTAGGACTCGGGGGAGTACTCGAAGCGGATGTCGGTGTTGCCGGCCATCTCGCGGTACTTCACGCACTGCTGCGCACCGTTGAGGGCGATATCGACGATGCCGTCGGTGTCCAGACCGAACACGACCCGGCGCTGCAGCGTCGAGGTGGAGTTGTAGAGATGCACGATGGCCCGGCCCGCGCCGCGGACCGACTCGAAGGTGCGCTCGATGAGTTCGTCGCGCGCCTGGGTCAGGACCTGGATCGTGACGTCGTCGGGGATCGCGTCCTGCTCGATGATTTGGCGGACGAAATCGAAGTCGGTCTGGCTCGCGGCCGGGAAACCGACCTCGATTTCCTTGTAGCCCATTTTGATCAGAAGATCGAACATCCGGCGCTTGCGGGCAGGAGTCATCGGGTCGATGAGCGCCTGGTTGCCGTCACGCAGGTCTACGGCACACCACTGCGGCGCGCGTTCGATCACCGTGTCCGGCCAGGTACGGTCCGGCAGGGAGATCGGCTGGAATGGCGCGTATTTGTGGATCGGCATTCCGGACGGCTGCTGCGGGTTGATGAATCGCGTGGTGTTGCCCATGGTCTTACGTGGCTCCTCATTCGGCGGAATGATGATGGCTGCCGGATGGCGGCAGGGATTCCGCGGATTAGTGTAAAAGTTCGATGCTTCGACGCGGATTCGCTGTGGGATCTACGCGTAGGTGATGCGTCGCGTCGGCGTACATGCCAAAACTCCGCGACGAGGGTGCCGACCTCTAAAGGGTCTCGTCGCGGCCGCTAAGGAGTAGGAGCGCGCCGTACATAGTGATTGACTGTAAACCCACCGCTTCGTACATGACAACCCGGGGGTACGCCGGTTCAGCGTGCGTCTGCTCATATTCAGTGGGCGCGGCAATGCGGCGGCGGTAGGATCGTCGTTGGTATCAAGCGGCCGACTGTCGGCTGACCTGGTGCTGAGCAGCCCGCGAGTGGGCAGCAACCTTGTTGGGAGTCATCGCGGACCCGGAGGCGGGTCCTTTTTCGTGTGGAGGTTCCGGTGGCGCTAGTCGTCCAGAAGTACGGCGGATCGTCGGTACAGGACGCTGACCGGATCAAGCGGGTAGCCGAACGTATCGTCGAGACGCGCCGCGCCGGCAACGACGTCGTCGTGGTGGTCAGCGCGATGGGTGACTTCACCGACGAGTTGCTCGATCTGGCCGAGAAGGTCACGCCGCTCCCTCCTGCTCGTGAGCTCGACATGCTGCTCACCTCCGGCGAGCGCATCAGCAACGCACTCGTCGCGATGGCAATCGACGCGCTCGGTGCCGAAGCCCGATCCTTTACCGGATCGCAAGCCGGCGTGATTACCGATGCTCAACATGGCCGCGCCAAGATCATCGACGTGACTCCGGGCCGTGTGCGCCAAGCGCTCGATGACGGTGCGATTGCACTTGTGGCTGGCTTCCAGGGCGTCTCGCAGGACAGCAAGGAGATCACCACGCTCGGCCGAGGCGGTTCGGACACCACCGCGATAGCGCTCGCGGCCGGGCTTGGCGCCGACGTGTGTGAGATCTACACCGATGTCGACGGCGTCTACACCGCCGACCCGAGGATCGTCCCCAACGCCTCCCAACTGCGCACCATCACGTACGAAGAGATGCTCGAGATGGCCGCCTCCGGCGCCAAGATCCTGCACCTGCGCGCGGTCGAATACGCCCGCGCATATGACATTCCCCTTCACGTCCGGTCGTCGTACACCACGAAGCCCGGCACCGTTGTCCAAGGATCGATGGAGGATCTTCCTGTGGAACAGGCGATCATCACCGGCGTCGCGCACGACCGGTCGGAAGCAAAAATCACCGTGATCGGCGTCGTCGATCACCCGGGTACGTCGGGCAAGATCTTCCGCACAATCGCGGACAACGAGATCAACATCGACATGGTTGTGCAAAACGTGTCGGCGGTCGGCACCGGCAAGACCGACGTGACCTTCACGCTCCCGAAGAACGATGGACAGCGCGCCATGGAAGCGCTCAACCGCAGCCGCGCCGAGCTCGGCTTCGACCGGCTGCTGTACGACGACCACATCGGCAAGGTCTCGCTGATCGGCGCCGGCATGCGTTCGCATCCGGGCGTGACGGCGACCTTCTGTGAGGCGCTGGCGTCGGTCGACGTCAATATCGAGATCATCTCGACCTCCGAAATTCGCATTTCGGTGCTGACCCGGGACACCGAGGTCGATTCCGCCGTGGCGGCATTACACGAAGCTTTCCAGCTCGGTGGCGATCAGGTCGCCGAGGTACACGCAGGGACGGGACGATAGATCATGGGATTCACTGTTGGAATTGTTGGCGCGACCGGTCAGGTCGGCGGCGTCATGCGCACGCTTCTCGCGGAGCGCAACTTTCCGGTAGATAAGATTCGCTACTTCGCGTCTGCCCGTTCGGCCGGGTCGACCCTGCCGTGGGGTGACGAGCAGATCACCGTCGAGGACGCCTCCGAAGCGGACCTCACGGGGCTGGACATCGCGCTGTTTTCCGCGGGCGGGGCGACGTCTAAGGCGCTCGCACGGAAGTACGCCGAGGCCGGCGCTATCGTCATCGACAACTCGTCGGCGTGGCGGATGAACCCTGACGTGCCGCTGATCGTCTCCGAGGTCAACCCCGAAGCGATCAAGGACGCCAAACTCGGCATCATCGCCAACCCCAACTGCACGACGATGGCCGCTATGCCGGTGCTGCGCGCACTGCACGCTGAGGCCGGCCTCACCCGGCTGGTCGCCTCGACGTACCAGGCGGTTTCCGGCAGTGGTGTCGCCGGCGTCGACGAGCTCGCCGACCAGGCCAGTGCTGTGGTCGATGGCGCCCGCGGGCTGGCGTTTGCCGGCGACGCGGTCGAATTTCCGCAGCCGCAGAAGTACGTCGCACCCATCGCATTCAACGTGCTTGCGATGGCCGGTAGCGTCGTCGAGGACGGTTCCAACGAGACCGACGAAGAGCAGAAGCTGCGCAACGAAAGCCGCAAGATCCTCGGTATCCCGGGGCTTCTCGTGTCCGGCACGTGTGTGCGGGTGCCGGTCTTCACGGGCCACTCGCTCTCGATTAACGTCGAGTTCGATTCGCCGATCACGGCGCAGCGCGCGGCCGAAGTGCTTGCTAACGCGCCGGGTGTCGAGCTGGTCGACGTGCCGACACCGTTGATGGCCGCCGGCCAGGATCCGTCGTACGTCGGACGCATCCGGCAGGATCAGAGCGTCGCGGACAACAAGGGCCTGGCGCTGTTCATCAGCAACGACAACCTGCGCAAGGGCGCCGCGCTCAACACGATCCAGATCGCCGAGCTGATCGCCGCGAGCAAGACCGCCGCGGTCTAGGGCGATCACTGGACTCGATACTCGCGGCTGGACGCAGCGGTGGGTTTTATGGGACCGCTCGGACGATCAGATCGCCGCCCATTTGGTCGATGCCGGGCTCCGTATCGCCACCATCGACGGCGCGTGGATCACCGCAACCCGGTAACTCCGCGTCATCGCATTGGCGTGGGGTGCGTTCGTCTCGGACCTGCTGCGCCTACGATTCATCCGCTCTCACTCATGCGGTAGCTGCAGGCTGCGATGTCACCATAATCTGGGCATTTCTGGAGCCTCTAGTTCGGTCGGCAGTTCTGCCGACGGCGTGCTGGACGTGAAGGCGGTGCGCAGCCAACACGTGCACTCGGACGTCCAGTTCCACAAGGTCGTGCTCACGGCGCCGGTGCGGACCGGGACAAACAGGGCGCTAAGCAGACCGGCGAAGGTCAGGTGCACCCCGTCGTAGTCGCGCGTCACGGCGTTCCATGTAGGCGCCAGGCCGTGGTCGATACCACCACAGTTCAGCAGACTGCGGTCCGGACCCGGGTGAGTCTCTGGGTCCCCGTAGGTCAGAGCCAGGGCATGCCAGTCGACCGCCGAGGTGATCTCGTACACCCGCGCGTGGGAGTCGACTTTGAGGCGGGTCTGGGCCACCGGATAGATCGGGTCGGCATCCCAGCCGTAGGCCAGCTCGCCATGACCTCCACTGGCGATCACTTCGCCATCCCGGACGGGGAGCAGAGTCGATGTCAGCACTGAGTCGATGGGGCGCTGCGCGTAGGTGACATTCCACAAGCCCGGCATGCCGGCCGAGGTGGGTAGATGCATTGGGTCCGGTCTCGGGGTCCGTTCGGCGGCGCGTTGGTCGACCAGGTGTACCTGGTTCGAGCCCGCTGCGGGCTGCTGCCACCAGGTGTTGCGCGGATCGGCCAGGACGGCGTTGACAAGGCTGCGCAGGGGCCGCACTTGCTCCAGGACTTGGGCGCGCAGGCGAGCCGAGCCGGGCGAGGGAACCCAGGGCGTGAGGTCGGCGATCGCACTTGAGGCCAGTGCCGTCACCAGCGCCGGGTTGGCCAGGGCGTCGGCGTCCAGACCGCCGCGGTCGGCCAGGACGAACACCGCAGCGGCCACTGGGGCACGCGAGAAGTCATCCGCTCGTTCCGCCAGATCGCGCATCCACTCAGTCTCCCAACTCTCCGGCCGTGGTCCCCTGTCAGCTGAGCACCCGATTAATCACCGATTGCGCGAGTGTAGGCGGGGTGTCGCCGGAAATACGACCTGACCGCGCTGGCTCGTCCCGGCAGCGGGGTACGCACCACATTGTTGAATCAACGGGACAAGAAACTCATCGTGCAGCTGCGGGGCAAGAAATCGCTTCCCGCCGGCGTGCGGGTCGACATCGAGAAGCCTCCGTTGAACCGATGTTGTGGATACCCGATCAAGTCGTAGGAGCCATCGGCGATGCCGGGGCAGGCGAGTCCGAGTGGATTGATCCTCTGCGGCCGATGCGGACGCGGGTGGATATCCGTCTCTAGACAGCGCGAAGGCCAGGTCCCGTCTGTACGGCGGGGATCCTGGCCTTAACTTCCCACTCACCCGCAGGAGGGGGCTTCGCGTACTAGCCTAGCCCGCGGTCGCCACCAGTGCTACCAGCGCGAGGCCCGGCCGCGTGCCGTACTTGATCGAGACACCCCGAATTAGGGATGTAGCGCAGCGCAATTCAGAAGGAGTAATCCAGCCGATGCTCGTCCTCGAAGCCACCCCACCGCAAGATAAGCGACGGCGCAGAACTGTTTGGCAGCGACGAGCCTAATCAACGCCCGGGCGCGTACCGGTTTCGCGGTGATCGACTACATGACTGCCCATATGGCGGCGTCGTCGATCATGATGGCTCTTTGCGACCGTGATGCGTGCGGCGGCACGAGTCCGTCCTGACTACGGATCGTTCATGATGGCAAATGTGTTTCCGACGACGAGCGGCAACGACCCGCCGCAGAAGGCGTCATCTAAACCAGTAGCGGCAGACGTTCTAGGCGCGCGGGGCGTGTGCCTACAACGTTCGGGCGCCCACGCCTTCGAAGGGATCATTCGTATGTTCCCGGCCGGCGGGCTAGCTGCTAAAGGCGTCGAAGACGGCCTGTACGCCGGCGAGGTGCCCACCCTTGAGCGCCGATGGGACCAGGATCGGGGTGGTGACGCCCGCTTCCTGCCATGCTGTGACGCCGTCGCGGACTTCGGCGGCGCTGCCGTAGAGCGTGGAGTTGGACAGCCAACGATCGCTCATCAATTCGGGCAGGCGCTTGAGGTCATCGTCTGCGATGGCCGCCTCGATCGCAGTCATCTCTTCTTCGTAGCCGGCGGATTTCCAGTAGTTACGGTAGTTGGGCAGCATCACGTAACCGGTCAGCGACTTGCGGTGCTTTGCCGCAGCGGCCTCCTTGTCCTCGTCGATGATGGTCGGAATCATGTTGGCCACGACGAATCCGGCATCGCGCTTCTGTTGAGGAATCCGCGCGATCGAGCGGGGGATGTCGTTGAGCGAGCAGTTGGCCCAAATCGCGCCCTCGGCGATCTCGACCGACAGGTCGACCATCTTGTCGCGCAACGTCGCGAGCAGCACCGGCGGGAGCCCGGCCCCGGCCACGCCTGGAGCGGGGTCACTGGCATGCAGATCGGCGACGTACTGGCGGATGTCGCTGAGCGGACGGCCTCGACTGGCGCCGACCCGGTCAAGCGCCGGCGCGTGGCTGACACCGATACCCAACGAGAAGCGGCCGCCGGAGATCTCGTTGAGGTATGACGCCTGGTTGGCCAGCTGTGCGGCAACCTGGAAGTAGATCGGCTGGATCGACGTCGCAAACTTGATCGACTTCGTCAGATGGGCGATCGAGCTACAAATGCCAAGCGCGTCGCCGCTGCTCGGGCAGTAGATTGCGCTGAACCCTCGCTGGTCCGCTTCCACCGCGGCATCGACGGTGGCTTGCCGCCGTCCGGGGACAGCTATTAACGAAATCGCAGGCATGTTGGTCACAGGGCGGTCCTCAGAGTCGTCGTAGATGTGGTTAGTCAGACTCGACAAGGATGTCGAGTACGGCGTACCCGTGTCAACCGAGGAGATGGGGCAATGGTCGCATCACTCGATCGACCTCTTGCTCCTGTGGAGTCTCCACCGAGCGACGGTCACGGTCCACACGGCCGCAGTCGCGATCGAGACTGACAGCAGCACCACGCTCCCGGCCACGTCCAAGACGTAGTGGTTGCCGGTGGTGAGAACGACCGCGATCATGACAATCGGGAATAGCCAGACGAGTAGCGCGAGACGCGGACGCCTGCTGCGCAGCGCCAACCATGCGGCATAGGCGCCCAACGCAGACCACCCGACGTGCATGCTTGGCATCGCCGAGAAGTGGTTCTGCCCATTCGTCATATCGCGCGAGGTGTCGCCTAAGACAAGGTCATGCTCGGCAACGATGTCGATAATTCCGTCCAGACCAAATCGCGGCGGAGACATCGGCACCAGCCAGAAGGCCACCAACGCCAACGGCATCATTACCAGCAGGGTGCGGCGGACGGTGAGGTAGGTCTCGGCGTGCCGAAAAAGCACCCACAGCAACACGACGGCAAGCGGCACGTAGTACCGGCGGTAGTACAGAACCGCCGCCTGCATCAGAACTGCGTGCTCAGCAAGCCAGTGATTAGCGGCCACCTCGATATCCAGGTTCAGTGTGCGTTCGACTGATTGCAGCGCCCGCGCGTTCGCGTTCGCCTGCGCGACATCGCTGCCTGCCAAGTTGTGCAACCGCGAGAACAGCACCAGGCACACCGTCAACACGGCTAGTTCGGCCACCGGCCGATGCCACCCGCGCGAGTTCAGGCCCGAGTGACGGTTGCGCTGATCCCACTGACCCCCGGCGCTCATGTCGCTACCGACCTGGAGACGGTACCGAGGTCGGCCATCAAACGATGGTAAAGGACACCCGAGAATTGCGAGATCGCCAAGCGGAACTAGTGTGCCTTGGCGAGCCGCTGGCTCAGGGGGATAGCGGCGAGACCGATAATCGCGATGCCGATCGAGGTCGCCGCGAACGCCCCGCCCTGGCCCCAGGCCGAGGTGGTGAGCGCTAGATATGCGGTGCCGACCGTCGCCGCGCCGAGCGCGATGCAGGTCTGCTGTGTCGTGACGAGTACGCCGCTGCCGAGCCCGGCCTGTTCGGCGGGTACCTGGTCGATGACGACGCCGAACAGCGGCATCATCACCAGACCCTGGCCCGCGCCGCCGACCAACAGCGGGGCGGCGAGATTCCACGGGGTGATGTGCGGCCAGGACAGGAGCACGACGGCACCCAGCGCGCAGTAGCCGATGATCAACATGATCCAGCCGGTGGTGATCAAGTATCCGCCGTACCGCCGTTGCAAGGCCGGCAGCGGGATCGACACGGCCAGGAAGCCGATCGCCATCGACAGCAGCGTAAGGCCGCCTTCGAGCGCGGACATGCCGGCGCCGGTCTGGGTGGCGATCGCGACGACGAACATAAACCCGCCGAACGTCGTGAAGAACGCGACTGCGACCGTCAGCCCGAGGCGTAGCGGCGGCAGCGCGATCGTGCTTGGCGGCACAAGAGGAGTGCGCAGCGTGCCGTCCAGTCGTCGCTGTAGGAACAGAAATGCGGCCCCGGCCGGGACCGAGGCGGCCATGACCAGCCAGATCCATAACGGCCAACCCAACGGCCGGCCCTCGGTCAGTGGGAATAGCAGCAGCGAGAGCGTGACGATGAGCAGGATTGCGCCGACCCAGTCGATGGCCAGCCGGCGCTCAGCCTTGGTCTCCGGCAGCAGTCGTAGCGCGAAGACGAAGCCGACTGCACTGATCGGGACGGTGACAAGGAATACCGAACGCCACTGCAGGCCGGCGATGTTTGCTTCGACGAGCACGCCGCCGAGGATCTGGCCGAACGCTGTGGCCAGTCCGCCGGCAGCCCCGAATAGCCCAATCGCGCGGACCCGGTGCTCGCCGGTGAGAGTGGCGCTGATGATGGCCAGCACTTGCGGGGTCATCATTGCTCCGCTGGCACCCTGACCGGCACGCATCGCCAGCAGCGTGCCGATGTTGGGGGACAGCGCGCACAGTAGGGAGAACACGCCGAACCCGGCCATGCCGATCAGGAACAGCCGCTTGCGTCCATAGCTGTCGCCGAGCCTGCCCCCGACGACAACAAGCGCGGCCGTAGCGATCCCGTAGCAGCCGATGACCAGTTGCAAGGCCGCTGGTGTCGCGTGCAGATCTGTGCCAATCGACGGTAGCGCGACGTTGGTGATGAAGAACGAAAGCATGGTCAGCAAGGCGCCACTGATCAGCGTGTACGTCGCCGCGGTACCCATACGTCGTTCGTCGTCGGGCGGTACTTCTCTGACTATGGTCCGCTCGCTCATCAGCTACGTCTCTGTCGACTGTCGTGATCGACCTGACCACGCTCCTATCACTGTGCCGTATGGGCCTGACAATTCTTCGCGGCGGGTGGCCGCCGACCGGAGGCGGCGCACTGTTGTCCACTCGTTGACCCGCGTAATCTTCAACCATGAGACGCGCCGTGCTCTGGGTGAGCGGCATCCTATGGGTGTGGAGTTGGCGAACGATGTGGCTGGAGATCTTCCGGTGGCACCACGTAACCCGATCGTTCCGTTTTAACGCCGGCCCGCCGATCCCGGGTACGTCGATCTATGCACACCCGGGGCGGCCGTTGCGTTTCCTCTACCTGGTCTTTGGTCTTGCGCCCGTGACGTTCATAGTGGCGATCGTCGCGGGACATACGCGACCTGGACCTCCAGTGTGCCCACCGTGCGGCCGGCGTACGTCCCGCGACCAGGGACCTGACGGCTCGCCGGTACGCCGAAGATGCGGCCCTCGTCGGGCGGGGCGCTGAGAAGCAGCGTCGGCGTTTGAAGCTCGATCAACTGGGCGACGATCGGGTCAAGTGCAGCTCTCGTGGCGCCGGCCGCACGCCGGGTGAGGAAGACCCGTAGGCCGACATCGCGGGCGTGCGGGAGGTACTCGAGCAGCGGAAGCAGAGGATGGGCTGCCGTATTCGCTACGAGGTCGTAGTCGTTGACGAGCACGTAGATCTGCGGGCCACTCCACCAGTTGCGATCACGCAGCTGTGTCTCCGTCGCTTCGTTGGTGGGCAGGCGGGCGGCCAACCCATCGCATACGCCGGTGATCAGCTCGTTCGCATGGTCCTTGGTCGCGGCGTACCCGAGGATCGCCGCGTCGTCGAAATCGCCGAATAGATCGCGGCGGTAGTCGATGACGACCAGTTTTGCCGTACCCGCAGGGAAAGTGTCTTGGACCTGACAGCCAATGCTGCGTAGTAGCGACGTCTTGCCTGACGCGGGATCGCCGAGAGTGACCAGACCGATCTCCTCGTCCGGGTCGAGGCAGAGCGGCTCAAACGTGCGGCCATTGAGCCCGAGACAGATCCGGTTATGCGGATAGGTAAGGGTTTCCAGCGGGATGACGCTTGGGAGAGGCTCGAGGTGGGGCGCCGCCGGACCGTGCCAGTCCCGGGCGATCCGGCTGACTAAAGCTCGTTCTGC
Coding sequences within:
- a CDS encoding LLM class flavin-dependent oxidoreductase: MPAISLIAVPGRRQATVDAAVEADQRGFSAIYCPSSGDALGICSSIAHLTKSIKFATSIQPIYFQVAAQLANQASYLNEISGGRFSLGIGVSHAPALDRVGASRGRPLSDIRQYVADLHASDPAPGVAGAGLPPVLLATLRDKMVDLSVEIAEGAIWANCSLNDIPRSIARIPQQKRDAGFVVANMIPTIIDEDKEAAAAKHRKSLTGYVMLPNYRNYWKSAGYEEEMTAIEAAIADDDLKRLPELMSDRWLSNSTLYGSAAEVRDGVTAWQEAGVTTPILVPSALKGGHLAGVQAVFDAFSS
- the leuA gene encoding 2-isopropylmalate synthase; its protein translation is MGNTTRFINPQQPSGMPIHKYAPFQPISLPDRTWPDTVIERAPQWCAVDLRDGNQALIDPMTPARKRRMFDLLIKMGYKEIEVGFPAASQTDFDFVRQIIEQDAIPDDVTIQVLTQARDELIERTFESVRGAGRAIVHLYNSTSTLQRRVVFGLDTDGIVDIALNGAQQCVKYREMAGNTDIRFEYSPESYTGTELEFAAEISNKVMDVWEPTPDWPVIINLPATVEMATPNVYADSIEWMGRHLNNRDSVILSLHPHNDRGEAVAAAELGYMAGADRIEGCLFGNGERTGNVCIVTLGMNLMSQGIDPQINFSDIDEIRRTVEYCNQLPVNERHPYGGDLVYTAFSGSHQDAIKKGFEWMDRDAATAKKTVDEIPWAVPYLPIDPKDVGRTYEAVIRVNSQSGKGGVAYIMKSEYQMDFPRRLQIEFSGVVQRLTDTDGGEVTPHAMLEIFNDEYLPNDKKPWGRYTLKGHSNTSTEGELDAITVELEADGKPITLTGEGNGPINAFCDAVSQVGVEVRVLDYAEHAMSAGDDARAASYVECAIGERVLWGVGIDANIVTASLKAIISAVNRDARDAELV
- a CDS encoding phosphatase PAP2 family protein, producing the protein MSAGGQWDQRNRHSGLNSRGWHRPVAELAVLTVCLVLFSRLHNLAGSDVAQANANARALQSVERTLNLDIEVAANHWLAEHAVLMQAAVLYYRRYYVPLAVVLLWVLFRHAETYLTVRRTLLVMMPLALVAFWLVPMSPPRFGLDGIIDIVAEHDLVLGDTSRDMTNGQNHFSAMPSMHVGWSALGAYAAWLALRSRRPRLALLVWLFPIVMIAVVLTTGNHYVLDVAGSVVLLSVSIATAAVWTVTVARWRLHRSKRSIE
- a CDS encoding aspartate-semialdehyde dehydrogenase — its product is MGFTVGIVGATGQVGGVMRTLLAERNFPVDKIRYFASARSAGSTLPWGDEQITVEDASEADLTGLDIALFSAGGATSKALARKYAEAGAIVIDNSSAWRMNPDVPLIVSEVNPEAIKDAKLGIIANPNCTTMAAMPVLRALHAEAGLTRLVASTYQAVSGSGVAGVDELADQASAVVDGARGLAFAGDAVEFPQPQKYVAPIAFNVLAMAGSVVEDGSNETDEEQKLRNESRKILGIPGLLVSGTCVRVPVFTGHSLSINVEFDSPITAQRAAEVLANAPGVELVDVPTPLMAAGQDPSYVGRIRQDQSVADNKGLALFISNDNLRKGAALNTIQIAELIAASKTAAV
- a CDS encoding aspartate kinase codes for the protein MALVVQKYGGSSVQDADRIKRVAERIVETRRAGNDVVVVVSAMGDFTDELLDLAEKVTPLPPARELDMLLTSGERISNALVAMAIDALGAEARSFTGSQAGVITDAQHGRAKIIDVTPGRVRQALDDGAIALVAGFQGVSQDSKEITTLGRGGSDTTAIALAAGLGADVCEIYTDVDGVYTADPRIVPNASQLRTITYEEMLEMAASGAKILHLRAVEYARAYDIPLHVRSSYTTKPGTVVQGSMEDLPVEQAIITGVAHDRSEAKITVIGVVDHPGTSGKIFRTIADNEINIDMVVQNVSAVGTGKTDVTFTLPKNDGQRAMEALNRSRAELGFDRLLYDDHIGKVSLIGAGMRSHPGVTATFCEALASVDVNIEIISTSEIRISVLTRDTEVDSAVAALHEAFQLGGDQVAEVHAGTGR
- a CDS encoding MFS transporter, with translation MSERTIVREVPPDDERRMGTAATYTLISGALLTMLSFFITNVALPSIGTDLHATPAALQLVIGCYGIATAALVVVGGRLGDSYGRKRLFLIGMAGFGVFSLLCALSPNIGTLLAMRAGQGASGAMMTPQVLAIISATLTGEHRVRAIGLFGAAGGLATAFGQILGGVLVEANIAGLQWRSVFLVTVPISAVGFVFALRLLPETKAERRLAIDWVGAILLIVTLSLLLFPLTEGRPLGWPLWIWLVMAASVPAGAAFLFLQRRLDGTLRTPLVPPSTIALPPLRLGLTVAVAFFTTFGGFMFVVAIATQTGAGMSALEGGLTLLSMAIGFLAVSIPLPALQRRYGGYLITTGWIMLIIGYCALGAVVLLSWPHITPWNLAAPLLVGGAGQGLVMMPLFGVVIDQVPAEQAGLGSGVLVTTQQTCIALGAATVGTAYLALTTSAWGQGGAFAATSIGIAIIGLAAIPLSQRLAKAH